Part of the Virgibacillus necropolis genome, CAGTAGAAGAAGTACTATATCCCGCAATGGAAGACTTTTTTCTTGATATTGTCATTGGTACTGGTCCAAGTGCACGGTCTGTTCGAATTGATTTACCACCCTTCACACTGGTAGGTGCAACGACAAGGGCTGGTTTATTATCAGCTCCACTAAGAGATCGTTTTGGTGTATTAAGTAGACTAGAGTTTTATGAAGCAAAGGATTTGTGTTCCATAGTAGAACGAACAGCAGAAATATTTCAAACAACTATATCCAAAGAATCTGCCGCAGAGGTGGCTAGTAGATCAAGAGGAACACCGCGGATTGCGAATCGATTGTTGAAACGAATTCGTGATATCTCTCAGGTAAGAGGAGAGGAAGAAATTAGTTTATCAACAACGGAACTAGCCCTAGAAATGCTTCAAGTCGATGATGTCGGTTTAGATCATATTGACCATAAGTTTTTAAAGGGTATAATTGATGGGTTTCAAGGTGGCCCTGTAGGATTAGATACAATTGCAGCTACAATTGGTGAAGAATCACAGACTATTGAAGACGTATATGAGCCATACTTATTACAAATAGGCTTTATTCAGCGTACACCAAGAGGAAGAGTGGTTACTCCAAAAGCTTATAACCATTTTGGAATAAAAGGACCTGAGTAGAATGAGTATGGGAAAAATATTTATTGTATTAGGAGTAGTTTTTATTATTATTGGAGTCATATGGACACTTTTTGGTAAACTGCCAGGTGATATTAGTTTTAAAAAGGGCAACTTTTCCTTTCACTTTCCGATTATGACATCCATTGTAGTAAGTATAATACTGTCCATTATTTTATTTTTAATAGGGAAATGGAGATAAGAAAGGGTAAGGCGTTGCAACATGGATATAAATGATTTTGATTTTGAATTACCAGAAAAGCTAATTGCACAAACACCATTACAAGATCGGACTGCATCAAGACTATTAGTTATGAATCGTAAATCAAAAGAAATTGAACACAAACATTTTCCCGATATAAAGAACTACCTTAAAAAAGGTGATTGTTTGGTTCTCAACGACACACGAGTTCTGCCTGCACGACTGTATGGTATAAAAAAAGATACTGGAGCAAAACTGGAGGTATTACTCCTTCAACAAGAAGAAGAAGATTGCTGGGAAGTTCTCGCTAAGCCCGCAAAGAAGATAAAAGTAGGTACCGAACTAGTATTTGGCGATGGTAGACTTCGAGCTTTTTGTCTTGAAACAAGAGAACATGGCGGACGAATTCTGCAATTTAACTATGATGGTATTTTTTATGAGGTTCTTGATGAACTTGGAGAAATGCCTCTACCTCCGTATATCACGGAGCAGTTATCTGAGAAAGAACGCTACCAGACTGTCTTTGCTAAGGAAGAAGGATCAGCGGCTGCTCCTACAGCAGGCTTACATTTTACCAATGAGTTGTTAGATGAACTAAAGGATATGGGTGTAATTATTGCATTTATTACGCTCCATGTTGGACTTGGAACATTCAGGCCTGTTAGTGTAGATAATATTGATGATCATACCATGCATTCCGAGTTTTACCATATGACAGCAGAAACAGCGGAAACACTTAAAGCTGTAAAAAAGAATAATGGGAGAATCATCTCGGTGGGGACAACTTCTACAAGAACAATTGAAACGATTGCACGTGACAATGATGGAGAATTTGTTGCATCTAGCGGTTGGACGGATATATTCATTTATCCACCCTATAACTTTCAGGCAATTGATGGTTTAATTACAAATTTTCATTTGCCAAAATCCACATTAATTATGCTAGTAAGTGCACTTGTAGATCGAGTGAGTATACTACGCGCATACAATGAAGCTGTGTACGAAGAATATCGTTTTTTCAGCTTCGGTGATGCGATGTTAATAATATAAATAAAGGAACGAATAAAATGACTCCAATAACGTATGAATTAATAAAGACATGTAAACAAACTGGTGCACGGTTAGGTAAAGTGCATACCCCCCATGGTTCATTTGATACGCCAATGTTTATGCCTGTTGGCACACTTGCTACGGTGAAGACAATGAGCCCGGAAGAGTTAAAAGAGATGGAAGCAAGAATAATTCTTTCTAATACGTACCATCTGTGGCTTAGACCTGGTGAGGATATTATTAAGGAAGCTGGGGGATTGCATAGATTCATGAATTGGGACAGACCCATTCTGACTGATTCTGGTGGATTTCAGGTTTTTAGTTTGAGTAAAATTCGTGAAATTCAAGAAGAAGGCGTACATTTCAGAAATCACATCAGTGGTGAAAAATTATTTCTCTCACCAGAAAAAGCAATGCAAATTCAAAACGCTTTAGGTTCAGACATTATGATGGCGTTTGATGAATGCCCACCATATCCTGCATCATTTGATTACATGAAATCATCAGTGGAACGTACATCAAGATGGGCGGAAAGGTGTTTAGAAGCACACCAAAATCCAACTACCCAGGGTCTATTTGGCATTATCCAAGGTGGTGAATATGAGGAACTAAGGAAACAGAGTGCAAAAGATCTTGCGTCACTCGACTTACCTGGCTATGCAATTGGTGGATTATCAGTTGGGGAACCAAAGGATATTATGAATCGAATGCTAGAATATACGACCCCACTCATGCCGTCCACTAAGCCACGCTATTTAATGGGGGTGGGCTCACCAGATTCATTAATTGATGGTTCCATTCGCGGGATTGACATGTTTGATTGTGTCCTACCAACACGTATCGCACGAAATGGGACATGCATGACTTCAACTGGTCGTCTTGTAGTTCGTAATGCAAAATATGCACGGGATTTTTCGCCAATAGATGAAAATTGTGACTGCCATGTTTGCAAAAATTATACCCGAGCTTATATCCGACATTTAATTAAATCGAAAGAAACATTCGGATTTAGGCTTACTACTTATCATAACTTGCATTTTCTGTTAAAATTAATGGAACAAGTCCGAACAGCGATAAGCGAAGATCGACTTGGTGATTTTAAAGAAGCATTCTTTGAACAATATGGTTTAAATCAACCGAATGCAAAGAACTTTTAGAGAGGGGGGAACAAACTTGGAAACATTATATAGCTTACTTCCAATAATTTTAATGTTTGTCATTTTTTACTTCTTGTTAATTCGTCCGCAACAAAAGCGTCAGAAAAAAGTAAAGCAAATGCAATCAGATCTTAAAAAAGGTGATTCAATCATCACAATAGGCGGACTTCATGCTACCATCTATGCAATTGATGAGGCTACTGTTATCGTTACAGTCGACGGAGTGAAGTTTACATATGATCGTTCTGCTATTCGTGAAGTTACTTCTGAATAATAGACACATAGTAAATACTAAACTAACGTAGTACAAGCAAGAAATGTTTTCATTTTTTGCTTGTTTCTACATCTGTACATAAGAATATAAGAAAAAAGAAGGTGATGCATATTCGCATCACCTTCTTTTTTCTTATTCCTTGCTTTCTCCAACTGCATTTACACCGATAACTCCTCCAACAACTGCTACTAAAATGTATCCTAAATGATTCAGAGATTGTTCAATGGAAAATGTTTGTTCATATCCCAAATACTGTACGGAAAAGGTGAATAAAGTGAAGCCTAGACCAGTTAATCCGCCAATTAACCAACCCTTTTGTTT contains:
- a CDS encoding TIGR04086 family membrane protein is translated as MGKQQFIALSYGWIVILGLIFISSIVLALLLKFTPFNEPTLSWVTLVVGLITLFIGGIVAGTKSKQKGWLIGGLTGLGFTLFTFSVQYLGYEQTFSIEQSLNHLGYILVAVVGGVIGVNAVGESKE
- the tgt gene encoding tRNA guanosine(34) transglycosylase Tgt, with translation MTPITYELIKTCKQTGARLGKVHTPHGSFDTPMFMPVGTLATVKTMSPEELKEMEARIILSNTYHLWLRPGEDIIKEAGGLHRFMNWDRPILTDSGGFQVFSLSKIREIQEEGVHFRNHISGEKLFLSPEKAMQIQNALGSDIMMAFDECPPYPASFDYMKSSVERTSRWAERCLEAHQNPTTQGLFGIIQGGEYEELRKQSAKDLASLDLPGYAIGGLSVGEPKDIMNRMLEYTTPLMPSTKPRYLMGVGSPDSLIDGSIRGIDMFDCVLPTRIARNGTCMTSTGRLVVRNAKYARDFSPIDENCDCHVCKNYTRAYIRHLIKSKETFGFRLTTYHNLHFLLKLMEQVRTAISEDRLGDFKEAFFEQYGLNQPNAKNF
- the queA gene encoding tRNA preQ1(34) S-adenosylmethionine ribosyltransferase-isomerase QueA, with product MDINDFDFELPEKLIAQTPLQDRTASRLLVMNRKSKEIEHKHFPDIKNYLKKGDCLVLNDTRVLPARLYGIKKDTGAKLEVLLLQQEEEDCWEVLAKPAKKIKVGTELVFGDGRLRAFCLETREHGGRILQFNYDGIFYEVLDELGEMPLPPYITEQLSEKERYQTVFAKEEGSAAAPTAGLHFTNELLDELKDMGVIIAFITLHVGLGTFRPVSVDNIDDHTMHSEFYHMTAETAETLKAVKKNNGRIISVGTTSTRTIETIARDNDGEFVASSGWTDIFIYPPYNFQAIDGLITNFHLPKSTLIMLVSALVDRVSILRAYNEAVYEEYRFFSFGDAMLII
- a CDS encoding DUF2905 domain-containing protein, which codes for MGKIFIVLGVVFIIIGVIWTLFGKLPGDISFKKGNFSFHFPIMTSIVVSIILSIILFLIGKWR
- the ruvB gene encoding Holliday junction branch migration DNA helicase RuvB, which gives rise to MEERMVTGEIQEEDSTVELSLRPTTLNQYIGQNKVKENLHIFIQAARMREEPLDHVLLYGPPGLGKTTLAAIIANEMGVQFRSTSGPAIERAGDLAAILSSLEPGDVLFIDEVHRLPRSVEEVLYPAMEDFFLDIVIGTGPSARSVRIDLPPFTLVGATTRAGLLSAPLRDRFGVLSRLEFYEAKDLCSIVERTAEIFQTTISKESAAEVASRSRGTPRIANRLLKRIRDISQVRGEEEISLSTTELALEMLQVDDVGLDHIDHKFLKGIIDGFQGGPVGLDTIAATIGEESQTIEDVYEPYLLQIGFIQRTPRGRVVTPKAYNHFGIKGPE
- the yajC gene encoding preprotein translocase subunit YajC, encoding METLYSLLPIILMFVIFYFLLIRPQQKRQKKVKQMQSDLKKGDSIITIGGLHATIYAIDEATVIVTVDGVKFTYDRSAIREVTSE